GCTCCGTCGGTGAGGGCGTCCAATCGCTCGGCCACGTCCTCCGTTCGTGAATTCACGGTGTGGTGCGCACCGAGGTCGGTCGCGAGCGTTAGCGCTTCCTCTTTCACGTCGATGGCCGTTATCTCGGCGGCGCTCATCGCCCGGAGCGCTTGGAGACCGATGTGGCCGAGTCCCCCGACGCCGACGACGACAGCGGGTTCGCCGGGGTTCAGTTCCCTAACCGCCTTTTTCACCGCGTGGTACGCCGTGATTCCGGCGTCCGCGTGGGGGGCGATTTGCTTCGGATCGACCCCTTCCGGGAGCGGAATCACCGCACGCTCGTTCGTCAGGAGATACTCCGCGAACCCGCCGTCCGTCGAGAGGCCGGGGAAGGCGAGGTTCTCACAGTGCATGTCCTGTCCCAGACGGCAGGCCCGACAGATACCGCAGGTCATCGCCGGATGGCAGATGACGGTATCCCCCTCCGACACCAACGTCACGTCGTCGCCCGTTTCCGCGACGGTTCCGGCGTTTTCGTGCCCGAGCGTCATCGGGAGGGTTTGATCCATCCGTTCCTCCCACATCCCTTCGATGGCGTGATTGTCCGTTTGACACCAGCCCGCTCCCTCGATTTCCACGACGACGTGGTTCGGTTCGGTCGCCGACGGTCGGTCGACGTCCTCGATAGTGAGCGCGTCGTCCATCTCGTCGGTGTACTCGTGGAGTCGTGCAGCACGCATGCTCACGAATCATGACACGCAGAGGGACAGGTGTTGTGGCACTTCGTCGGGTCGAAAAACGGGACGACCGAAAGCGACGTGTCGGACAGGTGTTCAGGTTCGATGTGATCGGAATCGTACGCTCGCGGCCGTCTGACTGCACTCGAACTTTTTACTCGATAAAGAATAAATGTTTTGAACACCTAGTGGATAGGGAGCAGTATGCATGCAATCGCACTCAGGCGCGGGGCACGCGCGCCGAAAGTAATCGAAACACCCCGACCGGAACCCGACACGGACGAGGTTCTGGTGCGGACGCTTCAGGTCGGCGTCGACGGGACGGACCACGAAGTCATCGCCGGGCATCACGGTGGCTTTCCCGCGGGCGACGACCACCTCGTTCTCGGCCACGAAGCCGTCGGCGTCGTGGAGGATCCGAACGGCACGGCGTTCAAGCAGGGTGATATCGTCGTCCCGACCGTCCGCCGTCCGCTTCCCGACGGCCCGACCGAGTATTTCGAACGCGGTGAACCCGACATGTCCCCTCCGGAGGACGTCATCGAACGGGGCATCACCGGCGGTCACGGCTTCATGAGCGAGTACTTCACCAGTCCCGCCGAGTTCCTGCTTCCTATCCCGGACGAACTCGCGAAGTGGGGATTTCTGGTCGAACCCATCAGCATCGCCGAGAAGGCCATCGAACTCGCCCGCGCATCGCGCTCGGCGTTCGACTGGCAACCGGAGAGTGCGCTCGTTCTCGGAAACGGGTCGCTCGGGTTGCTCACGACGGCGATGCTCACAGAGTCGTTCGACCGAGTGTACTGTCTGGGCCGCCGCGACCGACCCGACCCGACCATCGACATCATCGAGGAACTCGGCGCGACGTACGTCGATTCCCGGGAGACGCCCGTCTCCGAGATTCCCGGCGTGTACGAACCGATGGACTTCATCTTCGAGGCGACCGGGTACCCGAAACACGCCTTCGAGAGCATCGACGCGCTCGCGCCGAACGGCGTCGCCGCCC
The genomic region above belongs to Haladaptatus sp. R4 and contains:
- a CDS encoding NAD(P)-dependent alcohol dehydrogenase — its product is MRAARLHEYTDEMDDALTIEDVDRPSATEPNHVVVEIEGAGWCQTDNHAIEGMWEERMDQTLPMTLGHENAGTVAETGDDVTLVSEGDTVICHPAMTCGICRACRLGQDMHCENLAFPGLSTDGGFAEYLLTNERAVIPLPEGVDPKQIAPHADAGITAYHAVKKAVRELNPGEPAVVVGVGGLGHIGLQALRAMSAAEITAIDVKEEALTLATDLGAHHTVNSRTEDVAERLDALTDGAGVQQVIDFVGADETLDYAPDVLAGGGDHHVVGYGGHIHEPAQALVDGDFAYRGTLVGTYPELQELLSLVARGEVSLRTSRYALEDINDVAAKLEHGEIEGRAVIVP
- a CDS encoding glucose 1-dehydrogenase translates to MHAIALRRGARAPKVIETPRPEPDTDEVLVRTLQVGVDGTDHEVIAGHHGGFPAGDDHLVLGHEAVGVVEDPNGTAFKQGDIVVPTVRRPLPDGPTEYFERGEPDMSPPEDVIERGITGGHGFMSEYFTSPAEFLLPIPDELAKWGFLVEPISIAEKAIELARASRSAFDWQPESALVLGNGSLGLLTTAMLTESFDRVYCLGRRDRPDPTIDIIEELGATYVDSRETPVSEIPGVYEPMDFIFEATGYPKHAFESIDALAPNGVAALLGVPDEWTFEVDGGALHRELVMHNKALVGSVNSGYRHFEAAIETLSGLPEWLLDDLVTGIFDSSNVEEAFADDETTIKTAVKFYDNEER